Proteins encoded in a region of the Gallalistipes aquisgranensis genome:
- a CDS encoding DUF3109 family protein — protein MIEIDDKIISTEILTTRFSCDISRCKGICCVEGNSGAPLEAEEADELEAAYDTFRPYMKPEGIEAVERQGFMVVDVDGDYTTPLINDAECAYSYTENGITLCAIEKAYREGKCPVNKPVSCHLYPIRVIRFSNGTFGLNYHRWSICSPALHCGEKKGIPLYRSLKEPIIRRFGEEFYKALEAADKFLQDNGR, from the coding sequence ATGATCGAGATCGACGACAAAATCATAAGCACCGAAATTCTGACCACCCGATTCTCCTGTGACATCTCCCGTTGCAAGGGAATCTGCTGCGTGGAAGGAAATTCCGGAGCTCCGCTCGAAGCCGAAGAAGCGGATGAACTCGAAGCGGCATACGACACCTTCCGTCCGTATATGAAACCGGAAGGCATAGAGGCCGTCGAACGACAGGGATTCATGGTGGTGGATGTCGACGGAGATTACACGACGCCGCTGATCAACGACGCCGAATGCGCCTATTCCTACACAGAGAACGGCATTACTCTCTGCGCCATCGAAAAAGCGTACAGAGAGGGAAAATGTCCTGTCAACAAGCCTGTTTCCTGCCATCTCTATCCGATCCGGGTAATTCGGTTCAGTAACGGTACATTCGGTCTGAACTATCATCGCTGGAGTATCTGTTCGCCGGCACTGCATTGTGGTGAAAAAAAGGGCATCCCGCTGTACCGCTCGCTGAAAGAGCCGATCATCCGCCGTTTCGGCGAGGAATTTTACAAAGCACTGGAAGCTGCGGACAAGTTTTTGCAGGATAACGGCAGGTAG
- a CDS encoding D-alanine--D-alanine ligase has translation MKLNIALLAGGNSSERNVSLDSAAQVEQTLDTSKYNIYKIDLHGRDWNYTAPDGTRVQVDKNDFSLTLDGRKIPLEYALILIHGTPGEDGKLQGYLEMMDIPYSSCDMVSSVITFDKISCKRAVADMGIPLAREIFVKKGDTVEPAEVVRRFGLPLFIKPNASGSSFGVTKVKKEGEILPALEAAFRESSEVLIEEFIEGREIGCGVMIAGGKEYVFPVTELVSKRDFFDYEAKYTAGLADEITPADLKPEVTRLLNEMTLKAYKACRCRGVVRIDFIVRNDTPYMIEINTIPGMSAGSIVPKQVRAMGMTLGELFDIIIENTCVKK, from the coding sequence ATGAAACTGAACATCGCATTACTGGCAGGAGGCAACTCCTCCGAACGCAACGTATCGCTCGACAGCGCCGCACAGGTCGAACAGACGCTCGATACGTCGAAATACAACATATATAAAATCGACCTGCACGGACGGGATTGGAACTATACGGCACCGGACGGAACCCGCGTCCAGGTCGATAAAAACGATTTTTCGCTGACACTCGACGGCCGTAAAATTCCGCTCGAATATGCGTTGATTCTGATTCACGGCACTCCGGGCGAAGACGGTAAATTGCAGGGCTACCTGGAAATGATGGACATTCCCTACTCTTCGTGCGACATGGTTTCGTCGGTCATCACGTTCGACAAAATCTCCTGCAAACGGGCCGTGGCTGACATGGGAATTCCTCTCGCCCGCGAAATATTCGTCAAAAAAGGAGATACGGTCGAACCGGCAGAAGTGGTCCGCAGGTTCGGCCTGCCGCTTTTCATCAAACCCAACGCCAGCGGCAGCAGTTTCGGTGTGACGAAAGTGAAAAAGGAGGGAGAGATACTGCCGGCATTGGAAGCTGCGTTCAGAGAGAGTTCGGAAGTGCTTATCGAAGAGTTTATCGAAGGGCGGGAAATCGGATGCGGCGTCATGATCGCCGGCGGCAAAGAGTATGTCTTCCCCGTTACGGAACTGGTCTCCAAACGCGATTTTTTCGACTATGAAGCCAAATATACCGCAGGACTGGCCGACGAAATTACTCCGGCCGACCTCAAGCCCGAAGTAACGCGCCTGTTGAATGAGATGACCCTCAAAGCATACAAAGCCTGTCGCTGCCGGGGAGTGGTCCGTATTGATTTCATCGTGCGGAACGATACCCCCTACATGATCGAGATAAATACGATACCGGGCATGAGTGCAGGCAGTATCGTACCCAAGCAGGTCCGGGCCATGGGCATGACACTCGGTGAGCTGTTCGACATCATCATCGAAAATACATGTGTAAAAAAATGA